CTTCTTTCTGCGTTAGTCAAAGCTGAACTTTGCGTCTGTGATTTAGCCGCAGTAGTTAAAATGAGTGAATCTGCTGTATCCCACCAGTTACGTCTGCTACGAAATCTACGTCTGGTTAAGCATCGTCGTGAAGGTCGTAACGTCTATTACAGCTTAGCAGACGCGCATATTGCCAATCTATATCGGGAAGTAGCCGAGCATTTAGACGAAGTTTAATTCTTGCTTTCTATTCATTGTCAGATTACTTTTTTTGGGATATTATCTGAACAACTATTCAATTGTTCAATTAAAATAATTTTAAAATTGTTGGGATAATGTCAGGTAAACATTCTTCTGGTTGCTGCTCTCATCATGAAAGCCATGACCACAGCCACGAACACGGGGGGTTCGATTTACGACGAGAACTTATACCCTTAAGTATTGCGGTCGCTTTATTTCTCATTGGATTAATTTTCAACCAACCCTTGCACGATACACCTGGAGCGATCGCGGAGTATGTAGTTTTAATTCCTGCTTATTTAATCAGTGGCTGGACTGTTTTAACTAGTGCGGGGCGTAATATTCTGCGGGGTAAAATCTTTGATGAAAACTTCTTAATGACCATTGCTACCTTGGGTGCGATCGCGATTCACGAATTGCCCGAAGGTGTAGCGGTAATGCTGTTTTTCCAGATCGGAGAATTGTTTCAAGGTTTTGCGGTTGGGCGATCGCGTCGTTCGATTAAGTCATTGTTAGAAGTACGTCCAGATAAAGCAAATTTAGTTATTGATGGGGTAATTAGAGAAGTTGCGCCAGAGAAAGTAGAAGTCGGAAATACTATCATTATCAAACCAGGAGAGAAAGTACCTTTAGATGGGGAGATTTTATCGGGAAGTTCTCAAGTAGATACTTCCGCACTTACAGGGGAATCTGTACCCCGCACGGTAAGAGAAGGAGAGACAATTTTAGCAGGTGCGATTAACCAAACGGGTAGTTTAACTGTCAAAGTTACCAAGCTGTTCGCCGAATCCTCCATCGCTAAAATTTTAGATTTGGTAGAAAACGCCAGTAGTAAAAAAGCCCCGACAGAAAAATTTATTACTCGCTTTGCCCGTTATTACACCCCTATAGTAGTTTTCCTCTCTCTAGCAGTTGCTATCTTACCGCCCTTATTCATTCCTGGTGCAACCAGCGAACAGTGGGTTTATCGAGCATTAGTATTATTAGTTATTTCTTGTCCCTGCGGATTAGTGATTAGTATTCCCCTGGGTTACTTTGGTGGCGTTGGCGGTGCAGCTAAAAGAGGTATTTTGGTTAAAGGTTCGACTTTTTTAGATGCTTTAACCGATGTTAAAACGGTTATTTTTGATAAAACTGGAACTTTAACTGAAGGGGTCTTTCAAGTTACTCAAATATCCCCTTATAACGGCTATAGCAAAACAGAAATACTTACTGTTGCTGCGATCGCCGAATCTCAATCCAATCACCCCGTAGCGCGATCGATTATGGAGGCTTACGATGGTGCGATCGCCGAATCTGATGTCACTGATTATGAAGAAATACCAGGACACGGTATTAGTGCCAAAGTCAGAGAGATGTCAGTTTTAGCAGGAAACGATCGCCTCTTGCATCGAGCCAATATCGAGCATGACACCTGCAATGTGTCAGGTACAGTAGTTCATTTGGCAATAGACGGTAAATATGCAGGATATATCTTAATTGCCGACAGAATTAAGGAAGATGCTCAAGAAGCGATCGCCCAATTAAAACAAGTAGGGGTAACTCAAACTGTAATGCTGACGGGAGATAACCGAGTTGTGGCTCAAAATGTTGCCGATAAACTCGGTTTGGATACCTATAAAGCCGAATTACTACCAGAAGAAAAGGTAGAAGCGATCGAGCAGTATCTTCGTAAGTCAGATAAAAAAAGTAAAGTGGCTTTTGTCGGAGACGGGATTAATGACGCACCCGTAATTGCTAGAGCCGATGTGGGAATAGCGATGGGTGCTTTAGGTTCGGATGCAGCGATTGAAACTGCTGACGTAGTACTAATGACTGATGCCCCGTCAAAAGTAACAGAAGCAATAGGTGTTGCTCGTAAAACTCACTCGATTGTCTGGCAGAATATCATTCTGGCAATGGTAGTCAAAGCCCTGTTTATCTTACTAGGAGCAGTTGGCATAGCAACTCTTTGGGAAGCGGTGTTTGCCGATGTGGGAGTAGCACTGTTAGCGATTCTTAATGCCAGTCGGGTTTTGAAATAGTTTTTCTAGCAACTATCATCTTAAAACTCGCTCAAATTTAATCAATTCACTATCTAGAGGTTTTTCAATATGATACGTCGTCATCAGCGTTCTATTCCTTGGATTTATCGCTATTATCGTCCAATTATGGCAGGAATAGCTACTATTGGTGCGGTAGGAACAGGTTATTTAACAGTAGTTAAACTAACCGAAGGAGCAGCAGCTTGTCCTACAGGAGGTTGCGATGTCGTGCTATCGAGTCCTTATGCCACTGTTTTTGGTTTACCCTTGACTCTATTTGGTTTTTTAGGCTATTTGAGCATGATTATCTTTGCCATTGCGCCTTTGTTGCTCACTTCTCCAGAGAAAAAGCAACTACGCGCCAGTTTGAAGCGGTGGACGAGTTGGTTTCTGTTTCTGGGTGGAACGGCAATGGTAGTGTTTAGTAGTTATTTAATGTATTTACTTGCCTTTGTCATCAAAGCTCTTTGTATTTACTGTATTGCTTCGGCTTTGTTTTCAGCTTGTCTGTTTATTTTGTCCATTATTGGTCGCGATTGGGAAGATCTCGGACAACTTTTGTTTACGGGAGTTATGGTAACGATCTTAGTTTTGGTAGGAACACTAGGCGTTTATGCCAATGTCAATAATCCTCGTGTTGAAACTACCAACGGCTATGCTATTTCTACTACTTCTGGTGCTGCGGAACTCGATCTAGCACAACATTTAAAGCAAATTGATGCAAAAATGTATGGGGCTTTTACCTGTCCTCATTGTCAGAATCAAAAACAGTTATTTGGTAAAGATGCAGCAGCCCAATTGAATTATATTGAGTGCCATCCCCAGGGAGAAAATTCCCAAACTGACCTTTGTATGAAAGCGAATATTCAAGGTTTTCCTACCTGGGAAATTAAAGGAAAAATGTATCAAGGAGAAAAAACTTTAGCAGAGTTAGCAGATTTATCTGGCTATCAGGGCGAGCGCCATTTTAAAAATAGTTCCGAAGAGGGACATTAGATTGTTGATAAACTTTCGTTAGTTTCTGGGAGCATACATCATGACTAACACTCCTAGTAATATAATCCAACCACCCAGCAGATCGAATTTATCAGGTCTAATCCGATCGATCAGCCAGCCCCATGAGATAGACAGCACAATAAAAACACCACCATATGCTGCATAGGCACGTCCAAAGTTAGTGGGTTGTAGTGTTGGAACTGCGCCATATAAACCCAGGATCGCAACTCCGATTAGGGCTAGCCAAATACTCTTTCCCTCTCGCAACCATAGCCAGACCAAATAACCCCCACCAATTTCGCAGAGTCCAGCTATGACGAAAAATAACATTGATTGAATCACTTATGCATCCTCTTTTACCTTTACCTCTAAAATTATCCCTCGTTAATCGAAAACAACTAATGCAGGTGAAACTACTAATATTTAAGCTCGTTCTCTTAAATGGAATAGTCGGGGTAATTTTACCTGTTAATGCTCATTCACCTAATGAGACATTAGAACAATGGCAAGCAGATCGAGAATTTAATCAACTTTTAAGTCAAGGCAAAGGATTACTAGATCGGGGTAAACTGGCTGAGGCATTGAGTGCTTACCAACACGCAGCTAGTTTAGAACGAGAAAATCCACGGGTCTTTTCGGCAATCGGTTATTTACAAGCGGTTCGAGGTAAATTTCCCGCAGCAGCAAGTGCTTTCCAAAAAGCGATCGCTCTAGAAAGTGACAATGCTTATTTTTATTACGGACTGGCTTATAGCCTCGCTAGTTCTCAAGCTCATGCTGAAGCTGCCAATGCTTACAATCAAACCATCAAACTCAATCCGAATCTGGTAAATGCTCATTTAGGTTTGGCAGTGGTGCTGCTACGCCAACAAAACTACGATGATGCATTGGATGCTTTTGTAAGAGTAACTACCCTCGCACCAGATAATACCCTCGTCTATCGCACAATGGGAACAATTCTACTCCAGAAAGGACAGTTTACTAAGGCGATCGAAGTTTTACAGCGAGCAGCCGAACTTGCTCCCTCTAACAGTGCAATTCAACTTGAATTGGGAATTGCTTGGTTGAATCTAAACAATATCCCTAAAGCCATAGCAGCTTTTGAACGGGCTGCCGAGTTTAATCCTGAAGATGGCAAGATTCATTTTCAGATTGGCAGAATTCTTCAGCTAGAAGGCAATACAGAATCCGCGTTAGCCGAGTATCGTAAAACAGCAAGCCGAGAACCCGATCTTGTTGCAGCCAGAAAAGCGATCGCCGATATTCTTTTAGAACAGCAAGATTACCTAATGGCGATCGTCGAACATCGTCAGGTGATTTCCCTCGCCCCAAAGGATGCTAAGTCTTATTATCACCTCGGACTGGCATTAAAAGAAAGAAAACGTAATCAAGAAGCCATTACCGCCTTCCAACAAGCTTTAAACCTCTATAAACAGCAGGGTAATACCAAGCAAGTAGAAGAGATAAAAATTATTTTAGATGACTTACGAAAATAGCTAATGATACCAATCAAGAGCGATCGCTATAAGAAAATACCTTTAGAAGAATCTAAAACTCAAACGCTGAAATTATTATGGATTGTTTTATGTCTGCGAAGCGGATTATTTTTAGCTGAGTTAATTACGGGATTTCGAGTACATAGTTTATCCCTAATCGCTTTATCTGGTCATCTTTTTGTCGATTTAATTGCGATCGCTATTGCTCTAGTTGCTGCTTGGTTAGTTGAAGATTCTACTCAAACTAAGTTACTACTAAAACCTCAGCAAATTGAAGCTGTAGCTGCCTGCGTTAATAGCTTTATTCTCTTAGCAGTGGCAGGATCGATTCTTTGGGGAATTACGCATAATTTCCAAGCTTCTGCCTCTGAAGCTGGTTTACCGATGTTGGCAATAGGAGCATTAGGACTGACCGTTAAAGTAATAAATGCCAGTTTACTTTACGAAGAAAGCCACCATAACTTGAACGTGCGGGGCGTATTTTTTCATGCGATCGCCGATGGTGTAAGTTCGTTTAGTTTGTTAATAGCAGCGTTAGCTATTTTTTATTTAAATTGTCTTTGGGCAGATACGGCAGCTAGTTTATTAGTAGTTGTTTTTATGCTGGTTAGTGCCTTTTCCCTACTTAAAGATAGTCTGCAAGCTCTCGAGTGAAGGGTTGTAGACTATCTTTAAAATTGAACTCATACCCTATCTTAGCTGTAAGTAGCTGCACAAAATTAATTTCACGGTTGAGGTAGGGGAAAGGGAAAAGGGAAAAGGAACATCAAATGTGTAATTATTTGTGTTTAGGTACTTACTGCATTTGGCTATTTAGCTGGCATTGGCGAATTGTTTGGCATTGGCATCTCATCCTCTCCAGAATTCATCATTTGTTCGTGATTCATCTCTGTATTAGAGTTATCGTCACACTGTTGCATTGACATTTGGTGTTCTTCTGAACTCATCTGTTCGTGATTCATCTCTACATTCGAGTTGTTGGAACATTCCTGCATGGGTTTTGATTTCCCATCAGAATTTATCATTTGTTCGTGGTTCATTTGGGATTCACCATTATTTTGGTTTGTTGATTCTGCTGAAGCTATTCCATTACCAATGCCTACAGCTACAGACGTTAACATCGCCATTGCTATTAGTTTTATCTTTGAATTAATATGCATATATTTAACCTGTGAAAAGCTAAGAAGTTTTTATACTTACCAATTATTGATAATAAAAATGAAATCAGCATGAAATTGGTTTTATTTGAGAGAATGGTTCTTGAAATTGGGCTAGTCGTTCTTTTTCATAAATTTACTGGACTCTCCAGCTGAATGGAGAGTTTACAATTGAAATCTAATACACGATTGCTTATCAGCTTAATTCATCATGTCAAAACTCTTATCTAAACTAAGTATCACTTCAATTGCCATTGCCTCTATGGTTGGAGGAGCAATTTATTTAACTTCGACTCAAGATAAAAGTGTCAGTAACAATAGTGCGATCGCTCAAGATACCAATACAGCTACTCTCACTAGCGTTTGGGACAAAGAAACCGAACCAGCTTATTCAGAAACGACAGAAATGACCGTGTATCGCAGTCCCTCTTGTGGCTGTTGTGGAGGATGGATCGAACACGCGAAACAGCATGGTTTTAAAGTTAAAGATATTAAAACTGAGGATATGGAAGCTTTAAAGCAAAAATACAAGCTTCCAACCGAAATAGCCTCCTGTCATACAACCATTATTGATGGGTATGTTATGGAAGGACATATTCCCGTCGATGACATTAAACGTTTTCTCACTCAAAAACCCGAATTAGCTGGTTTAGCCGTACCTGGAATGCCTATAGGAACACCAGGAATGGAATCACAAAATATCAAGCAACCATTTCAAGTCTTGGCGTTTAACGACAAGGGAGAAGTCGAAATATTTAAGGAATATCAATCTTACTAAGACAAAGTAGTTTAAATTAATCATGGTTAAAATTAACCGTCGCCAGTTTATTGCATTAGGTGCTGCTGGTGTAGGGACAGCTTTAGTAGGTAATTGGTTGCGTCAAGATATTTCTAGTCAACCTTTAGCCTCTTCATCTGTTAATGTATTCGG
The DNA window shown above is from Pleurocapsa minor HA4230-MV1 and carries:
- a CDS encoding vitamin K epoxide reductase family protein, producing the protein MIRRHQRSIPWIYRYYRPIMAGIATIGAVGTGYLTVVKLTEGAAACPTGGCDVVLSSPYATVFGLPLTLFGFLGYLSMIIFAIAPLLLTSPEKKQLRASLKRWTSWFLFLGGTAMVVFSSYLMYLLAFVIKALCIYCIASALFSACLFILSIIGRDWEDLGQLLFTGVMVTILVLVGTLGVYANVNNPRVETTNGYAISTTSGAAELDLAQHLKQIDAKMYGAFTCPHCQNQKQLFGKDAAAQLNYIECHPQGENSQTDLCMKANIQGFPTWEIKGKMYQGEKTLAELADLSGYQGERHFKNSSEEGH
- a CDS encoding cation diffusion facilitator family transporter — translated: MIPIKSDRYKKIPLEESKTQTLKLLWIVLCLRSGLFLAELITGFRVHSLSLIALSGHLFVDLIAIAIALVAAWLVEDSTQTKLLLKPQQIEAVAACVNSFILLAVAGSILWGITHNFQASASEAGLPMLAIGALGLTVKVINASLLYEESHHNLNVRGVFFHAIADGVSSFSLLIAALAIFYLNCLWADTAASLLVVVFMLVSAFSLLKDSLQALE
- a CDS encoding metalloregulator ArsR/SmtB family transcription factor; the protein is MNKVDKSKKTVSPEGDAPTCDSSLVHLEQVRQVQSEIVTTEKAQQMAQFFGAMADPHRLKLLSALVKAELCVCDLAAVVKMSESAVSHQLRLLRNLRLVKHRREGRNVYYSLADAHIANLYREVAEHLDEV
- a CDS encoding tetratricopeptide repeat protein — its product is MHPLLPLPLKLSLVNRKQLMQVKLLIFKLVLLNGIVGVILPVNAHSPNETLEQWQADREFNQLLSQGKGLLDRGKLAEALSAYQHAASLERENPRVFSAIGYLQAVRGKFPAAASAFQKAIALESDNAYFYYGLAYSLASSQAHAEAANAYNQTIKLNPNLVNAHLGLAVVLLRQQNYDDALDAFVRVTTLAPDNTLVYRTMGTILLQKGQFTKAIEVLQRAAELAPSNSAIQLELGIAWLNLNNIPKAIAAFERAAEFNPEDGKIHFQIGRILQLEGNTESALAEYRKTASREPDLVAARKAIADILLEQQDYLMAIVEHRQVISLAPKDAKSYYHLGLALKERKRNQEAITAFQQALNLYKQQGNTKQVEEIKIILDDLRK
- the cadA gene encoding cadmium-translocating P-type ATPase, with product MSGKHSSGCCSHHESHDHSHEHGGFDLRRELIPLSIAVALFLIGLIFNQPLHDTPGAIAEYVVLIPAYLISGWTVLTSAGRNILRGKIFDENFLMTIATLGAIAIHELPEGVAVMLFFQIGELFQGFAVGRSRRSIKSLLEVRPDKANLVIDGVIREVAPEKVEVGNTIIIKPGEKVPLDGEILSGSSQVDTSALTGESVPRTVREGETILAGAINQTGSLTVKVTKLFAESSIAKILDLVENASSKKAPTEKFITRFARYYTPIVVFLSLAVAILPPLFIPGATSEQWVYRALVLLVISCPCGLVISIPLGYFGGVGGAAKRGILVKGSTFLDALTDVKTVIFDKTGTLTEGVFQVTQISPYNGYSKTEILTVAAIAESQSNHPVARSIMEAYDGAIAESDVTDYEEIPGHGISAKVREMSVLAGNDRLLHRANIEHDTCNVSGTVVHLAIDGKYAGYILIADRIKEDAQEAIAQLKQVGVTQTVMLTGDNRVVAQNVADKLGLDTYKAELLPEEKVEAIEQYLRKSDKKSKVAFVGDGINDAPVIARADVGIAMGALGSDAAIETADVVLMTDAPSKVTEAIGVARKTHSIVWQNIILAMVVKALFILLGAVGIATLWEAVFADVGVALLAILNASRVLK
- a CDS encoding DUF411 domain-containing protein; amino-acid sequence: MSKLLSKLSITSIAIASMVGGAIYLTSTQDKSVSNNSAIAQDTNTATLTSVWDKETEPAYSETTEMTVYRSPSCGCCGGWIEHAKQHGFKVKDIKTEDMEALKQKYKLPTEIASCHTTIIDGYVMEGHIPVDDIKRFLTQKPELAGLAVPGMPIGTPGMESQNIKQPFQVLAFNDKGEVEIFKEYQSY
- a CDS encoding YnfA family protein; translated protein: MLFFVIAGLCEIGGGYLVWLWLREGKSIWLALIGVAILGLYGAVPTLQPTNFGRAYAAYGGVFIVLSISWGWLIDRIRPDKFDLLGGWIILLGVLVMMYAPRN